CCCCTATGCCAAGCTCCATTTGTTAATTTGTTTACTGTGTACACAAAAATAAGTTTGCTCAGGTCCTTGACCTTTTAAGTAGAGGCCTTTAAAAAGAATACAGTATTTCTGCAAGTCAAACAGCAGTGGGCAGTTCCTGTAATAACACGTTTTCTACGTAGCCAAAAGTCTCAGAAATCCTACTGAGTTAGGCTTTAGCAAAACCTGTAAGTAAAACAAAATCTGGAATACAGATCAAGCCATACCTGTATGCCTTACCTGTTCTCCAGCTTGTACTCCAGAAATAAACACAATCTTTTTCCTCTATAAACCTCTCACATGatctctgcctcctccccaaACCTCTGCTGAATACTTTTTCTacttctccttctctcccctaAAATGATCAGGCAAATCTACACAGAGATAAACCACCAAGTTTACTTGCAGCAGTTCGattctcatttaatttttgCTGATCAGTGTTTTTAAACCAAGTTAGCACAATCTGTTTATACTTAATTTTCACCCCTAACTGACACAACCAGTCCTTAAAAATTATCTACTGGGGACATTTGAACTGAAAGAAACACTTCCTTGACAACAAGgttaaaacccacaaaaaaccccgAGGTTACGGTACATGAACCAAATAAAGATGTCTGTACGCAACGAAATGCCCCAATTTAGGATCCACCTGGAAGCGACAGGCAACGACCGACACCCCGCGACACGGAGAGGGAAAGCGGGTGCCCGACCGGTCCCTCCGGGTCGGTCCCGCTCCGCCCGGGATGGGACGCGGGGGGAAAAGCCGGCGGCTCCGGGACGCGCTCGGCGGGGTCCCGGGGACACTGCCGCGGCTCCGGTGGATCGTCCCTGTCCCCTACACCCGCAGCTGGGGAggacgggccgggcccggcccggcgcccCTCGCCTGCCCCAGGACTCGGCCCAGCCCTGCGGGACTCGGGGCGGTCTCACGGCCCCGCTGAGGCCGAGGCCGCGGCCCTTGCGGGCAGAGGGGCCGGGGAGGCACCGCGCGGGTGGGAGACACGGCCCCGGGGGCGAGGGAGGGACCCGGCGGCAGCGGAGCGCAGAGCGGCCCCAGCTCCGGCAGAGCGGgagggagcggcggcggggcagCGCCGCGGGAGCGCAGCGGGGACGGGGCGGACGCGCCCCCGCGGCAGCGCGAGCCGCACCTaccccggccgccgccgccgccgctcccggtgccgggcctgggccgccgccgccgccgccccacGTGACCGGGCGGAGGGGCGGCCCCGCCGGTCCTTCCGGGCGCGGCTCTTCCGGCGGGCGGACAATGCGGTTCCGAGTCGCGGTACTGGGCTGCGGTGGCGCCTGTAGGTCCCGGCGGGCCGGCGGGGCGCGACCGGCGGCCCCGGAGCGCGGCGCGGAGCGGCCCGCGGCTCCCGCTGCCCCCGCGGGCCGCGCTCGGagggcggcccggcccggccgagggcgcggcggggcgcggggccgcccggggggcgcggcgggcggccgggcccggcccggcgccgGGGCGGCGGCTCACGGCGGGTCTCCTCCCCTCTCTAGGTCCCTAGCCGGAGGCAGGAACGGCCGCGGGTGCCAGCGCGGGGACGCGGCCCGACGCTACAGGTAcctgccccttccctccctccctcccgcggggccgggcctgGCGCGGACAGCGGCTTTCCCCGCTCTCGCAAAGGGCATCGCGTTTACATTGTTTTGGGATGCTGCGAGGGCTCCcggctgagctgtgctggaatATTCTTTTCCCGGACCCCGGGAAGTAGATGTGAGGGGCCGGAGCGATCCACGGTCGGTGAAGGCCGAGGAAGCACGTGCTTCCAGCGGGGAGCCCTGCACGTCCGACGGAACCTTGCCCTGGGCTGCCCCCCTCCCCAGAGAGCGGGTTTGGGGTTCACTTGATGCTCTTTTCTCTTGGACATCAGTAGTAGTTGAAACTGAACGTGTACCAAGGCAAGTCACAACTTTTCGATCTACAGCTTCTCACGATGTGGCTCTTGTAGGCCGCCAGAGACAGGCTGAATGTCTGGAATAGCTGTGGTTAACAGCACAGTATAACTCTAGCGTGGGTGCTTTAACTGCATTCATATTATAGGAATTtccaaagtgaaaaaaacaaactcataACTGGACTTCCCTCATCACTAtccagagaaaacacaaaaagaaactaTTTGATAATGGCTAAAATTCACTGAAGTTATATCAGGGTGATCTGTTCCTGCCATTTATATTTGCCAAAGGCTGTTGCCTCTTAAACTTTCAGCCCTATAAACAGAGTCAGGCAGGCAGCACTGGTGGTGAGTGAGACTGGGTTCTGCAGATTCAACAGAGCCGATTGTACTGCAGAATGAAACCCCCCTGCTTCCAAACTTTCCCTGGTCCCTGGTTTTTGACATCTTCTGAAATCCTTCCCGAATTTTTGCATTCCATGCACTGGAAGATAGGCTTGATGGGTGTGATCAGTGAGGAGGTCATGTAGCTCCAAATGCTGTCTGAGCTGCAAACTGAAAAAACCCTGATTATTGACAGATGCTTccaaaaatattctttgaacAGTTGTCTTGTGTGTTCATTCATTTCACTGGGCACGATGCCATTCCTGTGTGTACACCCAGCTGACATTTCATGACCCAAGAGAGCAGTATCTGCTTTTATCTATAAACTTCAAAGCTTCCTTTCAAGCTTTATGTGGTGTTTGTAATAGTTGGGAGGTGtaagttttgctttgttttgtaattttatCTAACCAAATCTTGCATCATTTTATTATGTTATTTCTTCACTTCCTGCAATCCCAGTGCTTTGGCAGGATTGTGTGAGCAGTGTTTCATCCAGAATCAGTGTAGTCTTATAAATTGTTAAAGCAACTGTTGAAAGTCAAAAGAATGGTACTTAGTTTAGGAAAGATCCACTGTTCTTCATTCCAAGTCCTATCAAAACAAGAACAATCTTCCTAGAGAAGTTATCTTCCAAAGAACAAGACAAGAGGCAAGGCTTCTTTATTCCCCAGATATTCAAAACAGGGAGCCTAGTGGAGGTcattgtgaagatttttttctgtaatcttAGGAAAAGCCAAACAACACACAGCAAACCAACTCCTGCAGAAAAACTAGAAAGACAATCTAATGTGTTAAACCCAGTGCTGCAAACCCCAAACCTTGCTAAAAATACAGTTTCCCTTTACATCATAACTCTTTAGGATATTGCTTCAGGAGAATTTCTGTCATAGCACCTCTACTTAATATTCAGGCttcattacattaaaaaaaggtaaaagttATTGTAATGTGAGGTGTAAActtgaattttcttttatttgtaatGGTCTTTTATGTGTACTAGGATAAAAAGCATAACAGCTGATAAATACCCACTTTATATTACTACTTTAAATCTTTCTAACCTGccttttagaaaataaaaaatactcattgtttgggtttttccctgctgtttttCCTTAGGTGTGCCAAAATGTCAGAAAGATCAGATATTCTTCATTTCAAGTTTGACAACTATGGAGATTCAATGTTACAGAAAATGAACAAACtgagggaagaaaacaaattttgtgATGTTGTGGTCCATATAGATGATATTGAAGTTCACGGGCACAAAATTGTCTTTGCTGCTGGCTCTCCTTTTTTAAGAGATCAGTTCTTACTGAACGACTCCAGAGATGTAAAAATCTCGATCCTGCAGAGTTCAGAAGTGGGGAGGCAGCTGCTTCTCTCCTGCTACAGTGGCACTCTGGAGTTCCCTGAAATGGAGCTGGTGAACTACCTGACTGCTGCGAGCTTTCTGCAGATGAGCCACATCGTGGAACGGTGCACTCAGGCCCTGTGGAAGTTCATCAAACCCAAGCAGCCGCTGGAAAACAAAGAGTGCGAACAGCAAAGCGACTCTTCTGAGCTGAAGGAACAGCAGGGGGACGATGACTCTCTGCAGCAAGACTCGCCTTGTATTCAGCCTTCAGAAGACAGCATGGACATGGAGGACAGTGATATTCAGATCATCAAGGTGGAGTCCATTGGGGAGGTAACAGAAGTTAGGAATAAGAAGGATCAGAACcagtttatttcttctgaacAAACTGCACTGCATTCCTCAGAGCCTCAACACTTTCTTATCAACTCCACTGTTGAGAACAGAACAAGTGAAGTAGAGCAAAACCACCTCCACAACTATGCCCTTTCGTATGCCGGCAGCGATAACATCATTCTGGCCTCTAAAGATATGTTTGGGCCTAACAACCGAGGGATAGACAAAGGCCTCCAGTGGCACCATCAGTGTCCAAAGTGCACAAGAGTATTTCGGCATCTGGAAAACTATGCTAACCACTTAAAGATGCATAAACTATTTATGTGTCTGCTCTGTGGCAAGACGTTCACTCAGAAGGGCAATCTCCACCGGCACATGAGAGTGCACGCAGGCATCAAACCATTCCAATGTAAGATCTGTGGGAAAACGTTCTCTCAGAAATGTTCCTTACAGGACCACCTCAACCTACACAGTGGGGACAAGCCCCACAAGTGTAACTACTGTGACATGGTCTTTGCGCATAAGCCCGTTCTGAGGAAACACCTTAAACAGCTGCACGGTAAAAATAGCTTTGACAATGCCAATGAAAGAAACGTGCAAGACATAACGGTGGACTTTGATTCATTCACATGTAGCGCTGCTACAGACAGTAAGGTCTGTCAGCAGGCTGATGCCAGCCAGGTACTGGATGCAGGGAAGCTGCCTCAGGCTGTGCTCAGTTTAAGAAACGATAGTACCTGCGTCAATTAAGCAATTACAACTCGCCCTGTGTAGGGTTCGTGACTGAGAGGAGCAAACCGTTGGTTTGGTTTCTTCCCCAAACTAGTGGTGTGCCCCGAAAGGCTACAGGTGGTTAACTTGCAAAACCTGGCAGGTCTTCAGCCATCGCTGTTAGTCTTACTTGATATTTTCTGTGAATAGCAATCCTCCTTCAGGTTTCTCTCTATGTCTCTACTGTGGATTAAGGGGTTAATTGTTTAATTTCTCTCTGATTAGGAGACTCAAGACTAACACCTTTTGAAAGACTGTTGCTGTGGGCTGCAAGTAAACCATCTGCTGTGCAGTTAGAGGCCTCTCTGTGTCTGGGCAGATGGAGGAAAGCAAAGAGGACAAGTGTGTGAGATAACCcgaaattttttttaaaaagcactggATAACTGAAAACACTCCATATACTTAAATTTAAACTTACCTCTTAAAATTACCTTTCTCTGATCTTACCCCTAGactcctgcagttgaaatgaagtatttttgtgTCACTTTTTTGCCCTTTCTAAACTTATTTCAAGAAACTTTTGCTGCCAATCAGTGCTCTCTTAAAAACTCTCAGGGTTTTTAACCTCAACATGCATTATGAACAGATGAAACCCTAAATGATTTGGCAGGGTTAGCTGATCATTGCACAGAGCTGTTCAAACTGAGGATAAATTGCAGCTCTGGAATGTGAGAGGCTGGTGCCTGGAGTGCAAATGGTGACCTGTTCTTACGCTGGCATACCTGGGATTTTTAAAGGGCGCTTACCAGTGCATGTACTGAGACAAGCTAAACACTTCAAAGCTAAAAGTTATCCTCCATCTTCCATAAGTTTTGCATCACAAACCACAACAGCTGTTGGGTTTAGAGCAAAGCTGGAGTGgagaaatactgcttttttgACACTGTGAAAAGAATCTTTTTAAAGCTGCAATGTATAACAACTCcatgattttggtttttttgcttttttccccccttagtTCTTGTGTGTCTCTCCTTGATATCTAATAAGGGCCACATGTCACTTAACTTTGAACAAAAATCCCTGCTATGAGAACTTAACataaagttttttttatttcttgaactTTTTTGAAGTGACCATTAGTGTTTTACAGATCCTAGGATGAGGTATAGGTAGCACAATTTCTATAGGTTAATATATCAGCTATTGACTGTACTCAGCAATACCTCTTATATACCGCCTTAAACATCAAATGTAGCGGGAATGGCATGTTAATTGGGATTCTGGGATTATACCATACTGCTTCTCAAAAGTGCTGTGGAATTATCCACATCCCAGTCAGGCTGAAAGAAGCTTAATTCATCTGAGGCACACCATTCCCAGT
This genomic window from Poecile atricapillus isolate bPoeAtr1 chromosome 20, bPoeAtr1.hap1, whole genome shotgun sequence contains:
- the ZBTB26 gene encoding zinc finger and BTB domain-containing protein 26 gives rise to the protein MSERSDILHFKFDNYGDSMLQKMNKLREENKFCDVVVHIDDIEVHGHKIVFAAGSPFLRDQFLLNDSRDVKISILQSSEVGRQLLLSCYSGTLEFPEMELVNYLTAASFLQMSHIVERCTQALWKFIKPKQPLENKECEQQSDSSELKEQQGDDDSLQQDSPCIQPSEDSMDMEDSDIQIIKVESIGEVTEVRNKKDQNQFISSEQTALHSSEPQHFLINSTVENRTSEVEQNHLHNYALSYAGSDNIILASKDMFGPNNRGIDKGLQWHHQCPKCTRVFRHLENYANHLKMHKLFMCLLCGKTFTQKGNLHRHMRVHAGIKPFQCKICGKTFSQKCSLQDHLNLHSGDKPHKCNYCDMVFAHKPVLRKHLKQLHGKNSFDNANERNVQDITVDFDSFTCSAATDSKVCQQADASQVLDAGKLPQAVLSLRNDSTCVN